One genomic segment of Echeneis naucrates chromosome 18, fEcheNa1.1, whole genome shotgun sequence includes these proteins:
- the LOC115058825 gene encoding heterogeneous nuclear ribonucleoproteins C1/C2 isoform X3, with product MTPSLIVPRRPSSLQQSQTGRQTSTDLSTDTMDWSSSSTSSSMASSNVTNKTDPRSLNSRVFIGNLNTLLVTKADVEAIFSKYGKIVGCSVHKGYAFVQYSNERNARAAVASEDGRMIVGQVLDINLAGEPKPHRSKTVKRSAGDMYSSSFDLDYDFQRDYYDRMYSYQSRVPPPPPPLSRAVIPSKRPRVSLSGGGSRRTKTSFSSSSKSSQRTSRTMRVDDLQTIKRELTQIKHKVDYLLESLERMEKDHSKKSDTKSSKPEPGELSPLHSSTSSKKEDSLKRDRESQELNDSEEEGDLLEDEDEMKSRGRDDDDEEEGEQEEGEDDGDSANGDES from the exons ATGACTCCATCTCTCATAGTTCCTCGACGACCCTCTTCTCTCCAACAGagtcagacaggcaggcagacctCCACCGACCTGAGCACAGACACAATGGA TTGGTCGtcgtcctccacctccagcagcatGGCCAGCAGCAACGTGACCAACAAGACCGATCCCCGTTCCCTCAACTCCCGCGTCTTCATCGGCAACCTCAACACCCTGCTGGTCACCAAGGCCGACGTGGAGGCCATCTTCTCCAAGTACGGCAAGATCGTCGGCTGCTCCGTCCACAAGGGCTACGCCTTCGTCCAGTACTCCAACGAGAGGAACGCCAGGGCCGCCGTGGCCAGCGAGGACGGCCGCATGATCGTTGGGCAGGTCCTAG ACATCAACCTGGCAGGTGAGCCGAAGCCTCACAGATCGAAGACAGTGAAGCGTTCGGCGGGAGACATGTACAG TTCGTCTTTTGATTTGGACTATGACTTTCAAAGGGATTACTATGACAG GATGTATTCCTACCAGTCCCGGGTGcctcctccgccgccgccgctgtcCCGTGCTGTCATCCCCTCGAAGCGTCCCAGGGTCAGCCTGAGCGGAGGAGGGAGCCGAAGAACCAAAaccagcttctcctcctcctcaaaaaGCAGCCAGAGGACCTCACGTACCA TGAGGGTGGACGATCTGCAGACCATCAAGAGAGAACTGACACAGATCAAGCACAAGGTGGACTACCTGCTGGAGAGCTTAGAGCGTATGGAGAAAGACCACAGCAAGAAGTCCG ACACGAAGAGCTCCAAACCGGAGCCCGGGGAACTCTCCCCCCTCCACTCGTCTACCTCCAGCAAGAAGGAGGACAGCCTGAAGCGGGACAGAGAGAGCCAGGAGCTGAACGActcggaggaggagggggaccTGCTGGAGGACGAAGACGAG ATGAAAAGCAGGGGAAGAGATGACGATgacgaggaggaaggagagcaagaggaaggagaggacgACGGTGACAGCGCCAACGGAGACGAGTCCTAA
- the LOC115058825 gene encoding heterogeneous nuclear ribonucleoproteins C1/C2 isoform X2, translated as MTPSLIVPRRPSSLQQSQTGRQTSTDLSTDTMDWSSSSTSSSMASSNVTNKTDPRSLNSRVFIGNLNTLLVTKADVEAIFSKYGKIVGCSVHKGYAFVQYSNERNARAAVASEDGRMIVGQVLDINLAGEPKPHRSKTVKRSAGDMYSSSFDLDYDFQRDYYDRMYSYQSRVPPPPPPLSRAVIPSKRPRVSLSGGGSRRTKTSFSSSSKSSQRTSRTMRVDDLQTIKRELTQIKHKVDYLLESLERMEKDHSKKSDTKSSKPEPGELSPLHSSTSSKKEDSLKRDRESQELNDSEEEGDLLEDEDEVRMKSRGRDDDDEEEGEQEEGEDDGDSANGDES; from the exons ATGACTCCATCTCTCATAGTTCCTCGACGACCCTCTTCTCTCCAACAGagtcagacaggcaggcagacctCCACCGACCTGAGCACAGACACAATGGA TTGGTCGtcgtcctccacctccagcagcatGGCCAGCAGCAACGTGACCAACAAGACCGATCCCCGTTCCCTCAACTCCCGCGTCTTCATCGGCAACCTCAACACCCTGCTGGTCACCAAGGCCGACGTGGAGGCCATCTTCTCCAAGTACGGCAAGATCGTCGGCTGCTCCGTCCACAAGGGCTACGCCTTCGTCCAGTACTCCAACGAGAGGAACGCCAGGGCCGCCGTGGCCAGCGAGGACGGCCGCATGATCGTTGGGCAGGTCCTAG ACATCAACCTGGCAGGTGAGCCGAAGCCTCACAGATCGAAGACAGTGAAGCGTTCGGCGGGAGACATGTACAG TTCGTCTTTTGATTTGGACTATGACTTTCAAAGGGATTACTATGACAG GATGTATTCCTACCAGTCCCGGGTGcctcctccgccgccgccgctgtcCCGTGCTGTCATCCCCTCGAAGCGTCCCAGGGTCAGCCTGAGCGGAGGAGGGAGCCGAAGAACCAAAaccagcttctcctcctcctcaaaaaGCAGCCAGAGGACCTCACGTACCA TGAGGGTGGACGATCTGCAGACCATCAAGAGAGAACTGACACAGATCAAGCACAAGGTGGACTACCTGCTGGAGAGCTTAGAGCGTATGGAGAAAGACCACAGCAAGAAGTCCG ACACGAAGAGCTCCAAACCGGAGCCCGGGGAACTCTCCCCCCTCCACTCGTCTACCTCCAGCAAGAAGGAGGACAGCCTGAAGCGGGACAGAGAGAGCCAGGAGCTGAACGActcggaggaggagggggaccTGCTGGAGGACGAAGACGAGGTGAGG ATGAAAAGCAGGGGAAGAGATGACGATgacgaggaggaaggagagcaagaggaaggagaggacgACGGTGACAGCGCCAACGGAGACGAGTCCTAA
- the LOC115058825 gene encoding heterogeneous nuclear ribonucleoproteins C1/C2 isoform X1 encodes MTPSLIVPRRPSSLQQSQTGRQTSTDLSTDTMDWSSSSTSSSMASSNVTNKTDPRSLNSRVFIGNLNTLLVTKADVEAIFSKYGKIVGCSVHKGYAFVQYSNERNARAAVASEDGRMIVGQVLDINLAGEPKPHRSKTVKRSAGDMYSSSFDLDYDFQRDYYDRMYSYQSRVPPPPPPLSRAVIPSKRPRVSLSGGGSRRTKTSFSSSSKSSQRTSRTSKSHDAVNKGVLRFLSALSSVRVTTVRVDDLQTIKRELTQIKHKVDYLLESLERMEKDHSKKSDTKSSKPEPGELSPLHSSTSSKKEDSLKRDRESQELNDSEEEGDLLEDEDEMKSRGRDDDDEEEGEQEEGEDDGDSANGDES; translated from the exons ATGACTCCATCTCTCATAGTTCCTCGACGACCCTCTTCTCTCCAACAGagtcagacaggcaggcagacctCCACCGACCTGAGCACAGACACAATGGA TTGGTCGtcgtcctccacctccagcagcatGGCCAGCAGCAACGTGACCAACAAGACCGATCCCCGTTCCCTCAACTCCCGCGTCTTCATCGGCAACCTCAACACCCTGCTGGTCACCAAGGCCGACGTGGAGGCCATCTTCTCCAAGTACGGCAAGATCGTCGGCTGCTCCGTCCACAAGGGCTACGCCTTCGTCCAGTACTCCAACGAGAGGAACGCCAGGGCCGCCGTGGCCAGCGAGGACGGCCGCATGATCGTTGGGCAGGTCCTAG ACATCAACCTGGCAGGTGAGCCGAAGCCTCACAGATCGAAGACAGTGAAGCGTTCGGCGGGAGACATGTACAG TTCGTCTTTTGATTTGGACTATGACTTTCAAAGGGATTACTATGACAG GATGTATTCCTACCAGTCCCGGGTGcctcctccgccgccgccgctgtcCCGTGCTGTCATCCCCTCGAAGCGTCCCAGGGTCAGCCTGAGCGGAGGAGGGAGCCGAAGAACCAAAaccagcttctcctcctcctcaaaaaGCAGCCAGAGGACCTCACGTACCAGTAAGTCCCACGATGCCGTGAATAAAGGTGTCCTCCGGTTTCTTTCAGCGTTGTCTTCTGTTCGTGTCACCACAGTGAGGGTGGACGATCTGCAGACCATCAAGAGAGAACTGACACAGATCAAGCACAAGGTGGACTACCTGCTGGAGAGCTTAGAGCGTATGGAGAAAGACCACAGCAAGAAGTCCG ACACGAAGAGCTCCAAACCGGAGCCCGGGGAACTCTCCCCCCTCCACTCGTCTACCTCCAGCAAGAAGGAGGACAGCCTGAAGCGGGACAGAGAGAGCCAGGAGCTGAACGActcggaggaggagggggaccTGCTGGAGGACGAAGACGAG ATGAAAAGCAGGGGAAGAGATGACGATgacgaggaggaaggagagcaagaggaaggagaggacgACGGTGACAGCGCCAACGGAGACGAGTCCTAA
- the LOC115058824 gene encoding FH1/FH2 domain-containing protein 1, translated as MKESDQTKDNPLVWDFDQPWDSILKPAARLCLNTLDFSDLWDEEDSTEDEGANLISESSTCLRAPPAPPPLPPPLAPVLPSASLKGTSIKCRTLKLHWRELQSLGPLPRMTRFGTHTIWAGLEPVYLDTIRLEYLFESKGSSACFNVASARQKQPSVSVLGMKRSNIITIALSSLPPPRLLPPAIYSMDGSVLDREDIQRLQALTPTEEELSLIKDAKAQNPHSHLAQAELCLLTLGEISHLSSRLQLWAFALDYDSLEREIAEPLFHLKLAMEQLAASQTFRCILATVLAIGNFLNGCKARGFELSYLGKLSQVRDTHSRQPLLHHVCVLLLQLYPQSSDLYSDISAVTKAGKCDYSQVQSSLSQLEALCKASWEQLKVLDKADEKRKGGKAEKKRAGGGDEPLASEGPLRHRLPKILKEFEERLKVLRAVHRRVINRFHSFLLFLGYSRALVKDTKAEDFCRTISNFSLEYRTTQQAILLQRERERQKSGAESPGPGTPIGRRKRQQTPAQEGEKSEEQRQLEELLRTPESARRLDASLPRNRRRMADNQGPLSRKLKW; from the exons ATGAAGGAGTCAGACCAGACCAAGGACAATCCCCTGGTGTGGGACTTTGACCAGCCCTGGGACTCAATCCTCAAACCTGCTGCACGTCTTTGCCTCAACACTTTGGATTTCTCCGACCTCTGGGATGAGGAAGACAGCACCGAGGACGAGGGAGCTAATTTAATTAGTGAATCGTCAACTTGTCTCCGAGCCCCTCCTGCacccccccctcttcctccccctcttgcTCCGGTCTTGCCGTCAGCCTCACTTAAGGGTACCAGCATCAAATGTCGCACCTTAAAGCTCCACTGGCGGGAACTGCAGAGTCTGGGACCCCTTCCTCGGATGACCCGGTTTGGGACTCATACTATTTGGGCCGGCCTTGAGCCAGTGTACTTGGATACAATCCGACTGGAATACCTTTTTGAGTCTAAGGGCAGCAGCGCCTGCTTTAATGTGGCTTCTGCACGACAG AAGCAGCCATCTGTGTCGGTGTTGGGAATGAAGCGAAGTAACATCATAACCATCGCACTGAGCAGCCTGCCCCCTCCCCGCCTCCTCCCCCCTGCTATCTACAGCATGGACGGCAGCGtgctggacagagaggacaTTCAG CGGCTTCAGGCACTAACTCCAACAGAAGAGGAACTTTCTCTGATCAAAGACGCAAAAGCCCAGAACCCCCACTCCCATCTGGCCCAGGCCGAGCTCTGCCTCCTCACTCTGGGGGAAATCTCTCACCTGAGCTCCAGGCTTCAGCTCTGGGCGTTCGCTCTGGACTACGACTCCTTAGAGAGG GAAATCGCAGAGCCCCTCTTCCATCTGAAGCTGGCCATGGAGCAGCTAGCAGCCAGCCAGACCTTTCGATGCATCCTGGCGACAGTGTTGGCGATCGGTAACTTCCTGAACGGATGTAAG GCTCGTGGATTTGAGCTGAGCTACCTGGGAAAGTTGTCCCAGGTGAGGGACACACACTCCAGACAACCACTGCTTCACCACGTGtgcgtgctgctgctgcaactcTACCCACAATCCTCGGATCTCTACTCTGACATCAGCGCTGTTACTAAAGCTGGCAAG TGCGATTATTCCCAAGTCCAGTCCAGCCTTTCTCAGCTGGAGGCCCTCTGCAAAGCATCATGGGAGCAGCTGAAGGTGCTGGATAAGGCTGAcgaaaagaggaaaggaggaaaagctGAGAAGAAGAGGGCAGGTGGAGGAGATGAACCCCTGGCCTCAGAAGGTCCGCTCCGTCACCGGCTGCCGAAGATTTTGAAAGAGTTCGAGGAGAGGCTGAAGGTCCTCAGAGCCGTCCATCGGCGGGTTATCAACAG gttCCACTCTTTCCTCTTGTTCCTGGGCTACTCCCGAGCTTTGGTGAAAGACACCAAAGCAGAGGACTTCTGTAGAACCATCAGTAACTTCTCTCTGGAGTACCGGACCACTCAGCAGGCAatcctgctgcagagagagcGGGAACGACAGAAAAGTGGAGCGGAGAGCCCGGGCCCCGGCACGCCGATAGGCAGGAGGAAACGTCAGCAAACTCCCGCACAG GAAGGTGAGAAGAGCGAGGAGCAgaggcagctggaggagctgctgaggaCGCCTGAGTCAGCCCGGAGACTGGACGCCAGTCTGCCTCGAAACCGACGGAGGATGGCTGACAATCAAG GTCCACTCTCACGGAAATTGAAGTGGTGA